The following coding sequences lie in one Cyanobacterium sp. Dongsha4 genomic window:
- a CDS encoding BMC domain-containing protein, with protein sequence MPEAVGVIETLGFPSILATADAVVKAARVTIVYFDKAEKGDFVIAFRGPVSEVKRAMEEGIRQGANVFGGVIQSHYIVPNPPPNVVDVLPIHYTEASEPYRFTF encoded by the coding sequence ATGCCTGAAGCAGTAGGAGTAATTGAAACCCTCGGTTTTCCATCCATTTTGGCGACAGCCGATGCGGTGGTTAAAGCCGCTCGTGTTACTATCGTTTATTTCGATAAAGCAGAAAAAGGTGATTTTGTCATTGCTTTTCGAGGTCCTGTATCCGAAGTCAAACGGGCAATGGAAGAAGGTATCCGACAAGGAGCAAATGTTTTTGGAGGAGTAATTCAAAGTCATTATATTGTCCCGAATCCTCCCCCCAATGTAGTGGACGTTTTGCCAATACATTACACAGAAGCCTCTGAGCCTTATCGATTTACTTTTTAG